A genomic stretch from Leptospira ellinghausenii includes:
- a CDS encoding LBF_2127 family putative lipoprotein, with product MLNGNQITSILIFFLFVSCAIDIKQVPQPRESENTIYPYINQEVYIGKFEVYTSDSVNYTKAWKYTFKSILKNNRVSNQVLDVSNDRNAKEEVDKYLIDIEVYPNFESNFIMWKTWPAFWPFTGYWPLQVRDHHYEVKLLCKISVNGVPRTNIEIIENAKKTIEIYGFYRTSEIESMIEVANLKVLDRCAKEIINHLQ from the coding sequence ATGTTAAATGGTAATCAAATTACGAGTATACTTATTTTCTTTTTGTTTGTTTCCTGTGCGATTGACATCAAACAAGTCCCGCAACCTAGAGAATCAGAAAATACTATTTATCCATACATAAACCAAGAAGTTTATATAGGTAAATTTGAAGTTTACACTTCTGATAGTGTCAATTATACAAAGGCTTGGAAGTATACTTTCAAATCGATTCTAAAAAACAATCGAGTTAGCAATCAAGTGTTAGATGTCTCTAACGATCGAAATGCTAAAGAGGAAGTAGACAAGTATCTGATCGATATTGAGGTGTATCCTAATTTCGAATCAAATTTTATTATGTGGAAAACGTGGCCAGCATTTTGGCCTTTCACTGGGTACTGGCCATTACAAGTACGTGATCATCATTATGAGGTAAAACTATTGTGTAAAATTTCCGTTAACGGTGTCCCTCGCACAAATATTGAGATCATAGAAAATGCCAAAAAAACGATAGAAATTTATGGGTTTTATCGTACTAGTGAAATCGAATCTATGATTGAAGTTGCCAATTTGAAGGTATTGGATCGATGCGCAAAAGAAATCATAAATCATTTG